Proteins encoded together in one Deinococcus hopiensis KR-140 window:
- a CDS encoding transposase, with protein sequence MRDCLKSVVAGILINPPLFQVCANVLGGHPGRRAIDSRTPRSCAKTGGRPAHLYRRDTVDTVFSVKRGGVSWRLLPADFPHWKAVDDDLRPWKKSGLWEGTVDGLQARVREEMAHRVQGLWI encoded by the coding sequence ATGAGAGACTGCCTGAAAAGCGTGGTTGCGGGGATTTTGATCAACCCTCCTCTTTTTCAGGTGTGCGCGAACGTCCTCGGCGGACACCCGGGAAGGCGCGCGATTGATTCTCGAACTCCACGCTCCTGCGCCAAAACCGGTGGGCGACCTGCTCATCTTTATCGCCGCGACACCGTGGATACAGTCTTCTCGGTCAAACGAGGTGGGGTGTCCTGGCGCTTGTTGCCCGCTGATTTTCCCCATTGGAAGGCGGTGGATGACGACTTGCGACCATGGAAAAAGAGCGGCTTGTGGGAGGGCACCGTTGATGGCCTCCAAGCCCGGGTACGTGAAGAAATGGCGCACCGGGTGCAGGGGTTGTGGATTTGA
- a CDS encoding ArsC/Spx/MgsR family protein — protein sequence MTAPQVQMFGLKKSAATRAAERFFKERRVKVHFVDLGVKPIAKGELARFMQKFGLNALLDLEGKAYERSNLAYLRTTEEGIIARVIETPELLRLPLVRGGKVLTVGEDKEGWARMLEE from the coding sequence ATGACCGCTCCCCAAGTCCAGATGTTCGGCCTCAAGAAGAGTGCGGCCACCCGCGCCGCCGAGAGGTTCTTCAAGGAGCGGCGGGTCAAGGTGCATTTCGTGGACCTGGGCGTGAAGCCCATCGCCAAGGGGGAACTGGCCCGCTTCATGCAGAAATTCGGGCTGAATGCCCTGCTGGACCTGGAGGGCAAGGCGTATGAGCGCTCCAACCTCGCCTACCTGCGGACCACGGAAGAGGGCATTATCGCCCGCGTCATCGAGACGCCGGAGCTGCTGCGCCTGCCGCTTGTGCGCGGGGGCAAGGTGCTGACGGTGGGTGAGGACAAAGAAGGGTGGGCACGAATGCTCGAGGAATGA
- the ruvB gene encoding Holliday junction branch migration DNA helicase RuvB, with product MTEPLDAALRPKTLSEYVGQERLKEKLTVYLQAARGRGEALDHTLLFGPPGLGKTTLAHIIAHELGVNIRVTSGPAIEKPGDLAAILTNSLEEGDVLFIDEIHRLGRVAEEHLYPAMEDFKLDIVLGQGPAARTIELPLPRFTLVGATTRPGLITAPMRSRFGIIEHLEYYTPEEIGINLMRDARLLGFGLTDDSALEIGARSRGTMRIAKRLLRRVRDYAEVAGEKTIGLPRAQSALDKLGLDSAGLDDRDKKYLETLIHRFAGGPVGVDTLATAISEDALTLEDVYEPYLIQLGFIKRTPRGRVATAHAYDHLGLPVGGRDEDLGLYAN from the coding sequence ATGACGGAACCGCTTGACGCGGCCCTTCGCCCCAAGACGCTGAGCGAGTACGTGGGGCAGGAGCGGCTCAAAGAAAAACTGACCGTGTACCTCCAGGCCGCCCGGGGCCGCGGTGAGGCGCTGGACCACACGCTGCTGTTCGGTCCGCCCGGCCTGGGCAAAACCACCCTGGCGCACATCATCGCCCACGAACTCGGCGTCAATATCCGCGTGACCTCCGGCCCGGCCATCGAGAAGCCGGGGGACCTGGCCGCCATCCTCACCAACAGCCTGGAGGAAGGCGACGTGCTGTTTATCGACGAGATTCACCGGCTGGGGCGTGTGGCCGAAGAACACCTCTACCCCGCGATGGAGGATTTCAAGCTCGACATCGTGCTCGGCCAGGGCCCGGCGGCGCGGACCATCGAGCTGCCGCTGCCGCGCTTTACGCTGGTGGGTGCGACGACGCGGCCCGGGCTGATCACCGCGCCCATGCGGAGCCGCTTCGGCATCATCGAACACCTGGAGTACTACACGCCAGAGGAAATCGGCATCAACCTGATGCGCGACGCCCGGCTGCTGGGCTTCGGCCTGACCGACGACTCGGCGCTGGAAATCGGCGCACGTTCCCGCGGCACCATGCGTATTGCCAAGCGGCTGCTGCGGCGCGTACGCGACTACGCCGAGGTGGCGGGCGAGAAGACCATCGGGCTCCCGCGCGCCCAAAGCGCCCTGGACAAGCTGGGTCTGGACTCTGCGGGGCTGGACGACCGCGACAAGAAGTACCTCGAAACCTTGATCCACCGCTTTGCGGGCGGCCCCGTGGGCGTAGATACCCTCGCCACCGCCATCAGCGAGGACGCCCTGACCCTGGAAGACGTGTACGAGCCCTACCTTATCCAGCTCGGCTTTATCAAGCGTACTCCCCGGGGCCGCGTCGCCACCGCGCACGCCTATGACCACCTGGGCCTGCCCGTGGGCGGACGGGACGAGGATCTGGGCCTCTACGCCAACTGA
- a CDS encoding SCO family protein, translating to MKWLTAALLVLAAVLGGLLVSRSAFPTPVGGTVLDTPVTLPPLKLVDERGQARVLSDSAGRMRLVFFGFVRCPDVCPATLAALKNIYADLKPGQRERMQVQLISVDPQYDRPAVLRDYLGRFDPAFTGLTGEAGTIDRAAEAMFVANVAPQLEGNHAGHAGSTTDIRPGGASVAARIHGDEVRVVDPRGRFVRVYGNQEVIAGELERDLPGLIRLYGR from the coding sequence ATGAAGTGGCTCACGGCGGCGCTCCTGGTCCTGGCGGCGGTTCTGGGAGGACTGCTCGTTTCCCGCAGCGCTTTTCCCACCCCTGTTGGCGGCACGGTGCTGGACACGCCCGTGACGCTGCCGCCCCTCAAGTTGGTGGACGAGCGGGGGCAGGCCAGGGTTCTCAGCGATTCTGCGGGCAGAATGCGGCTGGTGTTTTTCGGCTTCGTGCGCTGCCCCGACGTGTGCCCGGCGACGCTGGCGGCACTGAAGAACATCTACGCGGACCTCAAGCCGGGGCAGCGGGAGCGCATGCAGGTGCAGCTGATCTCCGTGGACCCGCAGTATGACCGCCCGGCCGTACTGCGCGACTACCTGGGCCGCTTTGATCCCGCCTTCACGGGGCTGACGGGCGAAGCGGGCACCATCGACCGCGCGGCCGAGGCCATGTTTGTGGCAAACGTGGCTCCGCAGCTTGAGGGGAACCACGCGGGCCATGCCGGAAGCACCACCGATATCCGGCCCGGTGGGGCGAGCGTCGCCGCCCGAATCCACGGCGACGAGGTGAGGGTGGTGGACCCCCGGGGACGCTTCGTGCGGGTGTACGGCAACCAGGAAGTGATTGCGGGCGAGCTGGAGCGGGACCTGCCAGGACTGATCCGACTGTACGGACGCTGA
- a CDS encoding cbb3-type cytochrome c oxidase subunit I: protein MTVQHAPQHVAPARRGAWEVIKDYMMTTDHKKIGLLYIITSILAFGIGGLMAVAIRLQLAFPNQTLLVGNDYNQVLTLHAALMIFFFLIPIGLFGFGNFFLPLQLGVRDVALPRVNTFAVWLFVFSLVLVITGLFNGGAPGVGWTFYYPLSVDANQTGVSVLMVALILNGIGSLLGSANFAATVINLRTPGMSLWKMPIFTWSIFATSLLQLVSLGGLTAAALVTFLEIKLGLSMFNPGIGGTPILMQQFFWFYSHPAVYVMLLPYLGIGAEIASTMARKPLFGYRVMVYSLLGIVLVSLLVWAHHMFSVGLPESWQIAFAVATLIVAVPTGVKIFNLIGTLWGGRIIMKSPTYWLVGFIFNFLIGGITGVSLGMIPFDYQVTMSYYVVAHFHNVMMFGTAFLAMGGLYYWWPKMTGRFLNERLGLAHFWLFMVGSWLTFLPQYILGLLGMPRRYYTYPAGNFAWNELNLASTLGALTLLAGGIVMIWNMLQSMQRPITAGPNPWGGFTLEWTAASPPAAYNFAHDFPRSFPTERPLYDWEQNGETLTPVDPKSIHLPVDSIWPFLTALSLLFMGYGLSFGWFTNYNPTDGLHAFGDAPFGFKLATVVLYASIPFFLYSLFKWAGTREYAVPVEHHHLTKYDNGFMGMAWFILSEISLFGVLIAGYVYLRISGHAEPPALRPNIWLAALNTLILVSSSFVIHKAEQDHHHGRYSYFRLGLFLTLLLGAVFMLFQVYEFSLFGHENDWRQNLWQSCFFTIVGLHGLHILIGGTGVALPYYQALTGKMDKYNHGSLAPASLYWHLVDVVWLFIVAIFYAW from the coding sequence GTGACGGTTCAACACGCTCCGCAGCACGTGGCCCCCGCGAGGCGGGGCGCCTGGGAGGTCATCAAGGACTACATGATGACCACCGATCACAAGAAGATCGGGCTGCTCTACATCATCACGTCCATCCTGGCCTTCGGCATCGGCGGCCTGATGGCCGTGGCCATTCGCCTGCAACTGGCCTTTCCGAACCAGACGCTGCTGGTGGGCAACGATTACAACCAGGTCTTGACCCTGCACGCCGCGCTGATGATCTTTTTCTTCCTGATTCCCATCGGGCTCTTCGGCTTTGGGAACTTCTTCCTGCCGCTGCAACTCGGGGTGCGCGACGTGGCCCTGCCGCGCGTGAACACCTTTGCGGTGTGGCTGTTCGTGTTCAGCCTGGTGCTGGTGATCACGGGCCTCTTTAACGGTGGCGCGCCAGGCGTGGGCTGGACCTTCTACTACCCGCTGTCGGTGGACGCCAACCAGACGGGCGTGTCGGTGCTGATGGTGGCGCTGATCCTCAACGGAATCGGGTCCCTGCTGGGCAGCGCGAACTTCGCCGCCACGGTGATCAACCTGCGCACGCCCGGCATGAGCCTGTGGAAGATGCCGATCTTCACCTGGTCCATCTTCGCGACCAGCCTCTTGCAGCTCGTGTCGCTGGGCGGCCTGACCGCCGCCGCGCTCGTCACGTTCCTGGAAATCAAGCTGGGGCTGAGCATGTTCAATCCCGGGATCGGCGGCACGCCCATCCTGATGCAGCAGTTTTTCTGGTTCTACTCGCACCCCGCCGTGTACGTGATGCTGCTGCCCTACCTCGGCATCGGCGCGGAGATCGCCTCCACCATGGCCCGCAAGCCGCTGTTCGGCTACCGCGTGATGGTGTACTCGCTGCTGGGCATCGTGCTGGTTAGCCTGCTGGTGTGGGCGCACCACATGTTCTCCGTGGGCCTGCCCGAGTCGTGGCAGATCGCCTTCGCGGTGGCCACCCTGATCGTGGCGGTGCCCACCGGCGTCAAGATTTTCAACCTGATCGGTACGCTGTGGGGCGGGCGCATCATCATGAAGTCGCCGACGTACTGGCTGGTGGGTTTCATCTTCAACTTCCTGATCGGTGGGATCACGGGCGTCTCGCTGGGCATGATTCCCTTCGACTACCAAGTCACGATGTCGTACTACGTGGTGGCGCACTTCCACAACGTGATGATGTTCGGCACCGCGTTCCTGGCGATGGGCGGCCTGTACTACTGGTGGCCCAAGATGACGGGCCGCTTCCTGAACGAGCGGCTCGGGCTGGCACATTTCTGGCTGTTTATGGTCGGCTCATGGCTGACCTTCCTGCCGCAGTACATCCTGGGCCTTCTGGGCATGCCCCGGCGCTACTACACCTACCCCGCCGGCAACTTCGCGTGGAATGAGCTGAACCTGGCCTCCACCCTGGGCGCGCTGACCCTGCTGGCGGGCGGCATCGTGATGATCTGGAACATGCTCCAGAGCATGCAGCGCCCCATCACCGCCGGACCCAACCCCTGGGGCGGCTTCACCCTGGAGTGGACGGCCGCCTCGCCGCCCGCCGCCTACAACTTCGCCCACGACTTCCCCCGCTCCTTCCCCACCGAACGCCCGCTGTACGACTGGGAGCAGAACGGTGAGACGCTGACCCCAGTGGACCCCAAGAGCATTCACCTGCCCGTGGATTCCATCTGGCCCTTCCTGACGGCGCTGTCGCTGCTGTTCATGGGCTACGGCCTGAGCTTTGGATGGTTTACCAACTACAACCCCACCGACGGCCTGCACGCCTTCGGCGACGCCCCCTTCGGCTTCAAGCTCGCCACGGTGGTGCTGTACGCCAGCATTCCCTTCTTCCTGTACTCGCTGTTCAAGTGGGCGGGCACCCGCGAGTATGCCGTGCCGGTGGAACACCACCACCTGACCAAGTACGACAACGGTTTTATGGGTATGGCCTGGTTCATCCTCAGTGAAATCAGCCTGTTCGGCGTGCTGATCGCCGGGTATGTGTACCTGCGCATCAGCGGCCACGCCGAGCCGCCTGCGCTGCGCCCCAACATCTGGCTCGCGGCGCTGAACACCCTGATCCTGGTCAGTTCGTCCTTCGTGATCCACAAGGCCGAGCAGGACCACCACCACGGCCGCTACAGCTACTTCCGCCTGGGCCTGTTCCTGACGCTGCTGCTGGGGGCAGTGTTTATGCTGTTCCAGGTCTACGAGTTCTCGCTGTTCGGCCATGAGAACGACTGGCGGCAGAACCTGTGGCAGTCGTGCTTCTTCACGATCGTCGGTCTGCACGGGCTGCACATCCTGATCGGCGGCACTGGCGTGGCCCTGCCCTACTACCAGGCCCTGACTGGAAAGATGGACAAGTACAACCACGGCTCCCTGGCTCCCGCCAGCCTGTACTGGCACCTGGTGGACGTGGTGTGGCTGTTTATCGTGGCGATCTTTTACGCGTGGTAG
- the coxB gene encoding cytochrome c oxidase subunit II, which yields MNTNHSRRRSGPPRSRTRRAALAGLLGLAATLMSGCSSSERFLFLGDMSSQSNKEVFWMSIPAIALSIIIFFGVSFALFYTVQRFREDKHDAPPAQFHGNNRLETLLVAVPVLIVLLLSVLTVRTLARINPTPRDAVRVDVLGKQFWWNFAYPDAAAAAGGNVSNGNELIIPVGRQIALTMTGGDVIHGFWAPNLGGQRFATPGSQKTWQVDTERPGVYQGNCSVLCGASHANMRFKVVALPQDRYTTFVKAAQAYRAPTPAGGSAEARGYTLFMQGKPGVAGQADSAVLACASCHRVQGTPANGAAGPDLSFFGTRHTLGAGMWEGEQAREMLIPWIKNPMAVKPGALMPPYDGSTYVEKGKTLKASRLSDAEIGDIAAYLRSLRLPEEADYWRDVPVIGAEGTPGGQGNQATPNGGQGGTNP from the coding sequence TTGAACACCAACCATAGCCGCCGCAGAAGCGGCCCACCCCGGAGCCGAACGCGACGTGCCGCGCTCGCCGGGTTGCTGGGGCTGGCCGCCACGCTCATGTCGGGCTGCTCGTCCAGCGAGCGCTTCCTGTTTCTGGGAGATATGAGTTCCCAGTCGAACAAAGAAGTCTTCTGGATGAGCATTCCGGCCATCGCCCTCTCGATCATCATCTTCTTCGGGGTGTCGTTCGCACTGTTTTATACGGTGCAGCGCTTCCGCGAAGACAAGCACGACGCGCCGCCCGCACAGTTCCACGGCAACAACCGCCTGGAAACCCTCCTCGTGGCGGTGCCCGTCCTGATCGTGCTCCTGCTGAGCGTGCTGACCGTTCGGACGCTGGCGCGCATCAACCCCACGCCGCGTGACGCCGTACGGGTGGACGTACTGGGCAAGCAGTTCTGGTGGAACTTCGCCTATCCCGACGCGGCGGCAGCGGCGGGCGGCAACGTCAGCAACGGCAACGAGCTGATCATCCCCGTGGGGCGGCAGATCGCGCTGACCATGACGGGCGGCGACGTGATTCACGGCTTCTGGGCCCCCAACCTGGGCGGCCAGCGCTTCGCCACCCCCGGTTCTCAGAAGACCTGGCAGGTCGACACCGAGCGCCCGGGCGTGTACCAGGGCAACTGCTCGGTGCTGTGCGGTGCCAGCCACGCCAACATGCGCTTCAAGGTGGTGGCGCTGCCCCAGGACCGCTACACCACCTTCGTGAAGGCGGCCCAGGCGTACCGCGCGCCGACGCCAGCCGGGGGCAGCGCCGAGGCGCGCGGCTACACCCTGTTTATGCAGGGCAAGCCGGGCGTGGCGGGGCAAGCCGACTCCGCCGTACTGGCTTGCGCGTCCTGCCACCGCGTGCAGGGCACTCCCGCCAACGGGGCCGCCGGACCGGATCTGAGCTTTTTCGGCACCCGCCACACCCTGGGTGCAGGCATGTGGGAAGGCGAGCAGGCCCGCGAGATGCTGATCCCCTGGATCAAGAACCCGATGGCGGTCAAGCCTGGAGCCCTGATGCCGCCCTACGACGGCAGCACCTACGTCGAGAAGGGCAAGACCCTCAAGGCCAGCCGCCTGAGCGACGCCGAAATCGGCGACATCGCCGCGTACCTGCGCAGCCTGCGCCTGCCCGAAGAGGCCGACTACTGGCGTGACGTTCCGGTGATCGGGGCGGAAGGCACCCCGGGCGGTCAGGGCAATCAGGCCACGCCGAACGGCGGCCAAGGAGGAACCAACCCGTGA
- a CDS encoding heme o synthase — MTVDRMTPAPAASTRPLRATWRDYLALTKPKVISLLLWTTLTAMVMAARGWPGTWLLIVVSLAGYMSAGSAGVFNMIIDRDIDLKMKRTAARPTSSGLINTRDAAVFGGALQLLSFAMLWIWATPLSAWMSLAGFLTYVVVYTRWLKRYTWHNIVLGGAAGCFPPLVGWAAVTGDLNLFAWFLFAIIFFWTPVHFWALALMIKEEYREVGIPMLPVVHGDKLTVMQIGLYAIYTVVLTLMPVTLGEVGLIYLLAAAGLGAILLQRSWKLYRFVMDGNAVERRVAVPLYLYSMLYLALLFVAGAVDRVLIG; from the coding sequence ATGACCGTGGACCGCATGACACCGGCTCCTGCGGCCTCCACCCGGCCCCTTCGGGCGACCTGGCGCGATTACCTCGCCCTGACCAAGCCCAAGGTGATCAGCCTGCTGCTGTGGACCACCCTCACGGCGATGGTGATGGCGGCGCGCGGCTGGCCGGGAACGTGGCTGCTCATCGTCGTGTCGCTTGCCGGATACATGTCGGCGGGCTCGGCGGGCGTGTTCAACATGATCATCGACCGCGACATCGACCTCAAGATGAAGCGTACGGCGGCGCGCCCCACAAGCAGCGGGCTGATCAACACGCGCGACGCAGCGGTCTTCGGGGGAGCGCTGCAACTCCTCTCCTTTGCGATGCTGTGGATCTGGGCCACCCCCCTCAGCGCGTGGATGAGCCTGGCGGGGTTCCTCACCTACGTCGTGGTGTATACCCGCTGGCTCAAACGCTACACCTGGCACAACATCGTGCTGGGCGGAGCCGCCGGGTGCTTCCCGCCGCTGGTGGGCTGGGCCGCCGTGACGGGGGACCTCAACCTGTTCGCGTGGTTTCTCTTTGCCATCATCTTCTTCTGGACGCCGGTGCACTTCTGGGCCCTCGCCCTGATGATCAAGGAGGAATACCGCGAGGTGGGCATTCCCATGCTGCCTGTGGTCCACGGCGACAAGCTCACCGTCATGCAGATCGGCCTGTATGCGATCTACACGGTGGTGCTGACGCTGATGCCGGTCACCCTTGGCGAGGTGGGCCTGATCTACCTCCTGGCAGCGGCGGGCCTGGGGGCGATCCTGCTGCAGCGTTCGTGGAAGCTGTACCGCTTCGTGATGGACGGCAATGCGGTTGAGCGCCGGGTGGCCGTGCCGCTGTACCTGTATTCCATGCTCTACCTCGCCCTGCTGTTTGTGGCGGGTGCGGTAGACCGGGTGCTGATCGGGTAA
- a CDS encoding COX15/CtaA family protein, with protein sequence MTMPRSRAGVWLPRLAWAALAYNVLVILWGAVVRITGAGAGCGDHWPLCNGVVVPQSPALHTVIEFSHRLTSGASGMLALGLIALAFLTTPKGHAARLGTVLTFVLILAEGLVGGAQVLLGLTAKSTNPARGFVQGVHLVNTFLLLGSLLLTALWASGRPVLRLRNQGRTLGLIGAGLGLTLLLSMAGAVTALGDLLFVPAPGTPIDTVKRDFGTTATLIENLRVIHPMLAILASAYLVWMAGALRRLRPSPEVNRWGTLLMVSIGLQVLAGVINVGLKAPGWMQVTHLLLGCIMWLVTVRLSYEALTALRRVFLTGRAEAAA encoded by the coding sequence ATGACAATGCCGCGCTCCCGTGCAGGCGTGTGGCTCCCGCGCCTGGCCTGGGCGGCGCTGGCCTACAACGTGCTCGTGATCCTGTGGGGTGCGGTGGTGCGCATCACGGGTGCGGGCGCAGGATGCGGCGATCACTGGCCGCTGTGCAACGGCGTGGTGGTGCCGCAGAGCCCGGCCCTGCACACCGTCATTGAATTCAGCCACCGCCTGACGAGCGGGGCGAGCGGGATGCTGGCGCTGGGGCTGATCGCGCTTGCCTTTCTGACCACCCCGAAGGGTCATGCGGCCCGTCTGGGCACCGTCCTCACCTTCGTCCTCATCCTCGCCGAGGGGCTGGTGGGCGGCGCGCAGGTGCTGCTGGGGCTGACGGCCAAATCCACCAACCCGGCGCGGGGCTTTGTGCAGGGCGTTCACCTCGTCAACACCTTTCTGCTGCTCGGCTCGCTGCTGCTGACCGCGCTGTGGGCCTCGGGCCGCCCGGTGCTGCGGCTGCGGAACCAGGGCCGGACGCTGGGACTGATCGGCGCTGGTCTGGGTCTGACCCTGCTGCTCAGCATGGCGGGGGCGGTCACCGCACTGGGTGATCTGCTGTTCGTGCCCGCGCCCGGCACGCCCATCGACACGGTGAAGCGCGATTTTGGGACCACGGCCACCCTGATCGAGAACCTGCGTGTCATTCACCCCATGCTCGCCATACTCGCCAGCGCGTACCTGGTGTGGATGGCCGGGGCCCTGAGGCGGTTGCGCCCCTCGCCCGAGGTGAACCGCTGGGGCACGCTGCTTATGGTCAGCATCGGGCTGCAGGTGCTGGCGGGCGTAATCAATGTGGGGCTCAAGGCCCCGGGATGGATGCAAGTCACTCACCTGCTGCTGGGGTGCATCATGTGGCTCGTGACCGTGCGACTGAGCTATGAGGCGCTGACGGCCCTGCGGCGGGTGTTCCTGACGGGCCGCGCAGAGGCGGCGGCATGA
- a CDS encoding YqjF family protein: protein MQSPWVAAMAWRDLAFFHWRVDPARVAAHLPPGLEVDLYRGEAWLGVVPFRMANARLRGIPASPPFLELNLRTYVAADGVPGVWFFSLDAGSPSAVRAARAVLHLPYFNADIERREEGGWIHDRSVRIHRGEAQAQFAGTFRPVGPAFKAAVDSLEHWLTERYFLYALTPSGRLTRGAVAHVPWPLRDALGHVDQCSLGEPFGLPLEGSPLVHASVGVAVRAWMPQTVRLPRPGGQFSASPPL, encoded by the coding sequence ATGCAGTCTCCGTGGGTGGCAGCGATGGCGTGGCGGGACCTGGCCTTCTTTCACTGGCGGGTGGACCCGGCCCGGGTAGCGGCGCACCTGCCCCCTGGGCTGGAAGTGGACCTGTACCGGGGCGAGGCGTGGCTGGGGGTGGTCCCCTTCCGTATGGCGAACGCGCGGCTGCGCGGCATTCCCGCTTCGCCCCCGTTTCTGGAGTTGAATCTGCGCACCTACGTCGCCGCGGACGGCGTGCCCGGCGTGTGGTTTTTCAGCCTGGACGCTGGCAGCCCCTCGGCAGTGCGGGCCGCGCGGGCGGTACTCCACCTCCCCTACTTCAACGCCGACATCGAGCGCCGGGAGGAAGGCGGCTGGATCCATGACCGCAGCGTCCGCATCCACCGTGGGGAGGCACAGGCACAGTTCGCGGGGACTTTCCGCCCAGTGGGACCTGCCTTCAAAGCGGCGGTGGACAGCCTGGAACACTGGTTGACCGAGCGCTACTTCCTCTACGCGCTCACGCCCTCGGGACGCCTGACGCGGGGAGCGGTGGCCCACGTTCCCTGGCCGCTCCGCGACGCCCTGGGTCATGTGGACCAGTGTTCGCTGGGCGAGCCGTTCGGCCTGCCGCTGGAAGGGTCGCCCCTCGTCCACGCCTCGGTGGGGGTGGCGGTGCGGGCGTGGATGCCGCAGACGGTGCGCCTTCCCCGACCCGGGGGACAATTTTCAGCCTCCCCGCCGCTTTAG
- a CDS encoding DUF420 domain-containing protein: MAAIINQWAVITIVLSGIALSIGVVLIRRGNREAHMRAMIVASALATLFLVLYLTRLGLGYEKKYVGPDGWRGAYFALLISHILLAAANLPLALGALWNAWKGLKSAGNLGNIAAPPARTYFDRHRAWVRWTVPVWLYVAVTGWIIYLVLGRYGEVVKG; encoded by the coding sequence GTGGCCGCCATCATCAACCAGTGGGCAGTGATTACCATCGTGCTGAGCGGCATCGCTCTGAGTATCGGCGTCGTCTTGATCCGCCGGGGCAACCGCGAGGCGCATATGCGCGCCATGATCGTCGCCAGCGCCCTCGCCACCCTCTTTCTCGTGCTGTACCTTACCCGCCTGGGGCTGGGTTACGAGAAGAAATACGTGGGTCCGGACGGGTGGCGCGGCGCGTACTTCGCCCTGTTGATCAGCCACATTCTCCTCGCTGCCGCCAACCTGCCCCTGGCCCTCGGGGCCCTGTGGAACGCCTGGAAGGGCCTGAAGTCCGCCGGAAACCTCGGCAACATCGCCGCGCCCCCTGCCCGCACCTATTTCGACCGCCACCGCGCCTGGGTCCGCTGGACCGTGCCCGTCTGGCTCTATGTGGCCGTGACAGGCTGGATCATCTACCTGGTGCTGGGGCGGTACGGCGAGGTTGTGAAGGGCTAG
- the panB gene encoding 3-methyl-2-oxobutanoate hydroxymethyltransferase, giving the protein MKRTVPELLHAAEPLVMVTAYDYPGGRHAEGAGVDLILVGDSLGNVVLGYDSTAPVTLGDMIHHARAVRRGAPGTFLVVDLPFGTYHTGTHDAMKAAVRVIQETGADAVKMEGATPEVLEVVSVLTRNGIPVMGHVGLMPQTATAQGGLKVQGKDEESARRTADGAVALEGAGAFAVVLEAIPARLARLITERLTVPTIGIGAGVHCRGQVLVYHDLLGLYEGEEKKLARRYAELGREARGAIAAYAAEVRAREFPTREQSFVMKDDVLGKLY; this is encoded by the coding sequence ATGAAACGTACCGTCCCCGAGCTTCTGCACGCTGCCGAACCGCTCGTGATGGTCACGGCCTACGACTATCCGGGCGGACGGCACGCCGAGGGCGCGGGGGTGGACCTCATCCTGGTGGGTGACAGCCTGGGCAACGTGGTGCTGGGCTACGACTCCACCGCGCCCGTCACGCTGGGCGACATGATCCACCACGCGCGGGCGGTGCGGCGGGGCGCGCCCGGGACCTTCCTTGTGGTGGACCTGCCCTTCGGGACCTACCACACAGGCACACACGACGCGATGAAGGCCGCTGTCCGGGTCATTCAGGAGACGGGCGCGGACGCCGTGAAAATGGAGGGGGCCACGCCGGAGGTCCTGGAAGTGGTGTCGGTGCTGACCCGCAACGGCATTCCCGTGATGGGCCACGTGGGCCTGATGCCCCAGACCGCCACCGCCCAGGGTGGCCTGAAGGTGCAGGGCAAGGACGAGGAGAGCGCGCGGCGCACGGCGGACGGGGCCGTGGCCCTGGAAGGCGCCGGGGCCTTCGCCGTGGTTCTGGAGGCCATCCCAGCGCGGCTGGCGCGGCTCATCACCGAGCGGCTGACCGTGCCCACCATCGGCATCGGTGCCGGGGTGCATTGCCGGGGCCAGGTGCTCGTGTACCACGATCTGCTGGGCCTGTATGAGGGCGAGGAAAAGAAGCTCGCCCGGCGTTACGCCGAACTGGGACGCGAGGCGCGGGGAGCCATCGCTGCCTACGCGGCGGAGGTGCGGGCCCGTGAGTTTCCCACCCGGGAGCAGAGCTTCGTGATGAAAGACGACGTGCTGGGCAAGTTGTACTGA